DNA from Synechococcus elongatus PCC 6301:
ACGAGGATTTCCAATGGAATTTGGCGCTCTTGCTTGGTCTTAGGATCGATGAAGCCCGTCTCAGGGCCAACGGGATCACCAATTTGCAGCACGTAAAAATCTTCAGCACGGGTGAAAGGCAGGCCGTTGTAGAAGCCCCGCTGCACTAAATCAACAAAGTTACCGGCAGTGATCGGAGCGCTGTAGCCGTCGACCACAAGGGTCAAGTCACCTTGGGTCGTTTCAACCGCGATCGTGGCCCGACCTTCGAGGCGAGGTAGATTGCGATATTCCTCGGGCACCTCAAAGGGGAAGCGCTCGACCATCAATTCTTCAATCTCACCCACCACTGCAAGGAAGTGGTTGCGAGCTGCTTGAACGTCAGGCTTATTCTTCGCAGCGGTAGCTTCTTCCAGCTTGCTGAGGTCTGTTTTCAGCTCGGCCAAGAGCTCTTCTGCTTGCGATCGCCGCTCTTCTGGCACAGCCGCCAAAATATTTTTCGGGCGCAGATTCAGCACCTTCGACACATGCTTGAGGTTGCGCTCAATCGGTGCCCAGCGCTTAGCGCGGAGGTTATCCGACAGCCCCTCGATGTCTTTTTGGATCTCGCGAATGTCTGGGCTATCGATCGGCAGGGAATAGCGCAGTAAGGCCCGTCCATCGGTGATCGCGTTGCCCGGCGGCAAACCCGCGATCGCGGCGGGGGCGACAGCCAGCATCGGCAACAGCAAAGCGAGGCTGAGAGCCAACAACCCGGGTAGCCAAGCCGCAACGCGACGTGCCAAAGACAGCATGATAGAGCCAGCGAAAGCGTCCAATTCTCTCACTATGCCACAGGGCCTTCGGCCTCCTGCGTCAGAAGCGATCGCCCTGAGCAGTAGAATGTGTTGCGTTCGTTCTCCGCTCTTTCACAGCCGCACGTCATGATCTCTAGCAACGACTTTCGGACCGGAACCACGATCGAAATCGACGGCGCGGTGTGGCGGGTGGTGGAGTTCTTGCACGTCAAACCGGGTAAGGGTTCAGCCTTTGTCCGAACCAAGCTGAAAAATGCCAAAACCGGCAACGTCGTCGAGAAAACCTTCCGCGCTGGCGAAACCGTACCCCAGGCAGTCCTAGAAAAAAGTACGCTGCAGTACACCTACAAAGACGGCGACGATTTTGTGTTCATGGACATGGAGACCTACGAAGAGGGTCGCCTGACTGCAGCCACCATTGGCGATCGCGTCAAGTACCTGAAAGAAGGCATGGAAGCCAACGTAATCACTTGGAATGGTCAAGTGATCGAGGTAGAACTGCCCAACTCGGTGGTCTTGGAAGTAATCGAAACTGATCCAGGTGTCAAAGGTGACACGGCGACCGGCGGTACCAAACCTGCCAAAGTTGAGACTGGTGCTCAGGTGATGGTGCCCTTGTTCATCTCGGTGGGTGAGCGGATCAAAATCGACACTCGCAACGATTCCTACCTCGGTCGGGAGTAAGGACCGATCGCTGTCATCCGAACTGAGAAGGGAGTATCACTGTGCAACTGAACTTCAGCCAACTGCAAGAGCTGCTGACCGTGCTGAGTGACTCAGACATCGCTGAGTTTGACCTCAAAGGTACGGATTTTGAGTTGCACGTGAAGCGCGGCTCGACCGGCGACCCGATCGTCATTGCGGCTCCCACCACGCCCGTTGCTGTCGCTCCCGTGCCCGCTCCCTTACCCGCTCCAACCCCTGCGGCAGCACCGCCTGCTGGACCTCTGGGTGGCGAGAAGTTCCTTGAGATTACGGCGCCGATGGTGGGCACCTTCTATCGCGCTCCAGCACCGGAAGAACCGCCCTTCGTCAATGTTGGCGATCGCATTCAGGTGGGACAGACCGTCTGCATCCTCGAAGCGATGAAGCTGATGAACGAGTTGGAGTCGGAGGTGACGGGGGAAGTCGTCGAGATTCTGGTCCAGAACGGCGAACCGGTGGAGTTTAATCAGCCCCTGTTCCGGTTGCGGCCTCTCTGAGTGCTGTGAGCTGCGACTCCTGGTTCTGTAAAACCACGTGCCAGGTGTCGGCCGCGATCGCCTTCACGCTACTGTCTGCCTCACAAATTAGTCCCTGATCTAGTTCTTCCGTCAGCGCTGCGGTCAGGGCGTTTTTTTGTTGCGGATTAAGCGAACTAAACGGGGCATCAAGGATCAGTAACCTGCTGGAACGATCGGGCTGCTGAGCCAAGAGCTGCACTAAGCTGAGCCGAATGGCGAGATCCAGAAGCACGGCTTCTCCGTCTGCACAGGTGTTGATGCTGCGATCGCCCTGATCGGTCTGGAGGCGAAGCTGCACGCCCGGTGCGCCGCTGGCAGGACTGACGACTTGCCAGAGCAGCTGGCCTTGCT
Protein-coding regions in this window:
- the psbQ gene encoding photosystem II protein PsbQ; the protein is MLSLARRVAAWLPGLLALSLALLLPMLAVAPAAIAGLPPGNAITDGRALLRYSLPIDSPDIREIQKDIEGLSDNLRAKRWAPIERNLKHVSKVLNLRPKNILAAVPEERRSQAEELLAELKTDLSKLEEATAAKNKPDVQAARNHFLAVVGEIEELMVERFPFEVPEEYRNLPRLEGRATIAVETTQGDLTLVVDGYSAPITAGNFVDLVQRGFYNGLPFTRAEDFYVLQIGDPVGPETGFIDPKTKQERQIPLEILVEGDREPVYGSTLEELGRYTDNPVLPFSAFGTLGWARPSDNLNGGSSQFFFFLFEPELTPAGLNLIDGRYAAFGYLVDGKDVLEKLRPEDKILKATVVSGAENLIQPS
- the efp gene encoding elongation factor P is translated as MISSNDFRTGTTIEIDGAVWRVVEFLHVKPGKGSAFVRTKLKNAKTGNVVEKTFRAGETVPQAVLEKSTLQYTYKDGDDFVFMDMETYEEGRLTAATIGDRVKYLKEGMEANVITWNGQVIEVELPNSVVLEVIETDPGVKGDTATGGTKPAKVETGAQVMVPLFISVGERIKIDTRNDSYLGRE
- the accB gene encoding acetyl-CoA carboxylase biotin carboxyl carrier protein — encoded protein: MQLNFSQLQELLTVLSDSDIAEFDLKGTDFELHVKRGSTGDPIVIAAPTTPVAVAPVPAPLPAPTPAAAPPAGPLGGEKFLEITAPMVGTFYRAPAPEEPPFVNVGDRIQVGQTVCILEAMKLMNELESEVTGEVVEILVQNGEPVEFNQPLFRLRPL